ATCACATAAACCAGCTTTATCCATTTAAATACAATTATTTGAATTACATATTCAGATTTGGGCAAGAAGCTGTAATATTATTCTTTTTGATGTCTGGTTTCGTTATTTATTATTCAATATTTTCTAAAGAAAATCAGCCTAAAGATTTTAAAAGTTATTTTGTGAAGCGCTTCAAAAGGATTTATCCTTTATTTACTCTGGCTTTACTATTGTCATACGTCACAAGTTGTTTCTATTCAGGAGAAATTTTGCCTGTCCAAAGTGGAGTTCTAATTGGAAATTTACTTAACCTTCAGGATTTCTCTTCTGGTAAGCCTGGGGTTTGGGTAAATCCGTACTATGGAAATTTACCTCTTTGGTCGCTGAGTTATGAATGGTGGTTTTACATGATTTTCTGGGTTATTATAAAGATTCCTTTCAATAGGCAATTTATCTGTGTTTGTGCAATTTCAGCATTAGGAGTTATTTCATATTCCTTATTTCCAAATTCGGCTTCTTTGGTTTTGACATATCTGGTAATTTGGTGGGTGGGAGCTGAACTTGCTAAATTATATCTAACTAAAACCACTATAAGATATAAAGATATTGTTCAATTGCTCATAGGCTTAGGAACCGTTTCATTAGTACTGTTAATTCCAGTGATTAAAAATGTTGGTTCCCTTCAAATGGGTTTACATCCTGTTCTTGAGTTAAGACACTTTCTCGTTTCAATATTTTTCATACTATGTGCCATTACTTGGAAACAATTTCAGTTTATCGGTTTTGAACCAATTTTCGGGATGTTTTCTCATATTGCCCCAATATCGTATGGAATATATATATCATTACCCTTTTATCATGGGAATTTCATATTTGCCGACGCACTTTTCCATTTATATTAGGGTGTTATTAGTATTATTTTTGATTGGGGCATTTTCTTATCTGATGGAAATGAAATTCCAAAAGTTTATTAACGGACTTGGAAGAAGTAGGGAAAAACTTAACTTGAGAAGTTCGTAGTAACTTTACAGGATTGCTTAACCTAAAATAACTTCAATGTTCTACAATATTTGTATGACAAAACCGGTATCACTAGATGAAAAGATCTAAAGTTGTTAAATAAATTTTTACATTAAAAGAGATGGACATTGTAAATGAGTATAAAGTAAATTGGGCCGTTTTAGCATTAACTAGATTCTTTTTGGCATCTATCGTAATGATGGAGCATTTAAAAAAATTTTGTGATGTTGGCAATTGGGGCTTATATACCTATTTTGGAGCATTTGAAGCTATTCTAGGCTTTTTACTCATAAGCGGCTTTTCAATTGGAACATCTTTAGAAAAGGATAATGGCAAAGATTTCTTAATACGAAGGGGAAAACGTATATATCCTGTATTTCTTGCCAGCATAATTTTCCAGGCATTAATTGTACCCAATTTTTGGGAAACAAGTGAACTATTTAAATTTGCAATTAATTTATTTTTTTTAAATCAAATATTTTCTGGTGAATCATTTTTAGGAGTTTCTTGGACATTATCTACAGAAGTGTGGCTTTATTGTCTTGCACCACTATTAAGGAAAGTGAGGTTGAATATATTATTTTTCTTAATAGGCTTTTCATTTATGTCCTATTGCCTGTACACTTGTGGCCGTACATTATTTCACTGGAATTATTATTCCGGAACTTCGTTTGGTATAAACTTAATCCTCTTATCGTTTATTTGGATTTCGGGTTTTGCATTAGCACTTTTTCCGGAAAGAAGGAAGATAATACTTCTTATTATTGGGGGAATATTAATAGGTCATATATCGATTACAATTTTAATTCAATCTCTTTATAGGTTCAAGCACCATGAAATTGAATTGTTATGGCAAATAGACACTCTTGACTTTGTCGGAAAGGCTCTTTGTGTTATTTTGATTTACGGAGTCATTGCCTATAATCATAAGTTTCCAGAAATTTCTAATACAGCTAAAAAACTATTTAAGTTATTGGGCGATATTTCTTATCCATTGTATTTAACACATTGTACATTCTTTTTCATAATGGCTCAAAATAAAGTAAGTAATTTATATGTGATGATTCTAGGTCAATTGCTTTTATCCCTTCTAATTTATTACTTATTCGATTTCTATAGTAAAAGAAGAGATTCTCAACGTCAAGAAGCTCTTGTTGTTGAAAAAAAATAGAGTATAGAGCTGTGTGATTACTAAAATTTGGTTAAAAAGGTGGCAAAAGTAAATACTAACAAATATCAATCTCTTAATTCATTCGTAATCCCCCCAAATTTCCGAGGCAAATCAGGTATAGTGGTACAGCTATGGTGGATTGTAGAAGCATTATTGTTTAATCCTTCTCCACAAATTTTATATGGCTGGAGACGCTTTCTTCTCAGACTATTTGGAGCAAAAATAGGCAAAGGTGTTATTATAAGGCCGTCTGTAAAAACTACCTACCCATGGAAATTAAGCATTGGAGATTATTCTTGGATTGGAGATAATGTGGTACTGTATAGTCTGGGAGAAATCAATATTGGAAGCAATGCTGTAATCTCTCAGAAATCCTATTTATGTACAGGTTCTCACGATTTTGAAAAAACTACATTTGATATTTTTGCAAAAGAGATAACGGTTGAGGATGAGACTTGGATTGCATCTGACGTATTTATTGGGCCTGGCGTGACTATTGGGTGCGGAGCTGTAGTTGGGGCAAGGAGTTCCGTATTTAAGAGTGTTGAAGGAGGATTTGTATATGCTGGAAATCCTTTGAGTAGAATCAAATTGCGAAATAATGTTTCTGTTGAAATTGGTGATGTCAGTATAAAAAATGAGTAAAGTTCCAGAAGGAGAAAAGGAAGAACTATTCTCTATTCATTTTTTGAAATTCTTATCGCTAATTGGTGTTGTTTTTATTCATTATTCATTCTTTTTTAAGGAACAAAGATTCCACTCCGAAATATTTAGATTCTGTGTACCTATTTTTATTTTATCAAGTGTATTCTTATTCGAAAGAGCGAATATTCATAAGGAACTCGGCCTCTCATTTCTATCAAAAAGATTATTAAGATTATCAATACCTTTCATCTGTTGGAGCGTTGTTTATTTCTTAATCTTTCCTCATAGACAAACTGCCCCCTTAAAAATTCTTACGACACATTTTCTTGGATACGGTTGGTCTGGGCAATACTATTTTTTTATTCTCTTTCAGGTTACCATTATTTATTTTTTTATTCGTAGAGTTAAGTTAATTAATGGATATTATTTGCTAGCTATAGGAGTTTCAACATTAATCATTTATTGGATTCTATTTTATGGGATCTACAGAAATGCCCTGGTTTTAAAAATCAGTAACAGGCTTTTTATTTATTGGACATTCTATATAATTGTCGCAATTTGGTTAGCAAGAAACTATAGTAACATCCGAAATCATAAATATCGGAGATCTGTATGGTTAGTAGCATTACTAATGTCGTTTCCATTGCTCATCTCCCTGGAAGAACATTTTTATCCCATTACAGGACGATTAGAAGAATATTGCAAAGTTTCAATACTGATAGCTTCAACGTGTCTTTTCGGATTGGTTTTAATGGAGGAGAGTTTGGTGAAAATAATTATATCAGATCATTTAAAGAATTTAATAAGAATGGTATCAAAATATTCTTTAGGAATTTTTTGTCTAAATCCATTAGTGATAACCATGTTTCAAAAAGTGGCAATCTATTATAGGATACAAAATGGAAATATTTTGATTTCAATTCCACTTATAATTATCATATGCGTTTCAATATCCTTAGTTTTGGAAAAACTTAAACTCGGGGTTCTGATAAAGTAAATTTTGGGTTTTAATGAATGAATACATAGATTCTTCGTTAAAATATCTGAAATAAATAATATCTTGATTCCCCATTTCGTAGTCAGGAAAGAAATAAAGCCGGATTTTGCAGATTAATGAGAATTTTAGTATTTGGAATAAATTATGCGCCTGAGTTAACAGGTATAGGTAAGTATACAGGAGAAATGTGTGAATGGCTTGCCGGACAAGGTCACGATGTAGAGGTAATAACTTCCATGCCCTATTATCCTGAATGGAAGATTAAAAAAGCCTATCAGGGTAGATGGTGGTTTACCGAAACAATCAATAAAGTAAAAGTCAGAAGAACTTTTTTTTACGTTCCTGAAAAAGTGACGGGGACAACCAGAATTGCGCATGAGTTTTCCTTTTTATTATCCTCCTCAGTCTGGTGGCTCAAAGCGCTTTTTAAGAAATATGATCTTGTTATATCTCCCTATCCTCCATTGATCATAGGTATCTGGCCGTATTTATATTCTAGATTTCATAAAACTAAATGGGTATTCCACATTCAGGACCTTCAGGTAGATGCAGCCAGAGATTTAGGTTTAATAAAAAATAAACGTTTACTATATATTCTTGAACACGTAGAACGTTTTTTTCTCAGAAAGGCAAATTCTGTATCTTCGATTAGTGAAGGCATGAAAAAGAAAATTCTTGAGAAAGGAATTTCTGAGGAAAAATATATCATGCTACCTAATTGGGTTGATATTGATTTTATTAGACCTATGTCAAAAGAGGAATCTATGCGCAGAGAATTAGGGTTTGAGGAGAAAGATATTATCATCTTGTATTCCGGGAATATGGGCGAAAAGCAAGGGCTTGAGGCTGTAATACCTATGGCTCAAAAATTTGCAAACAAGTCTGAGGTGAAAATAGTACTCGCTGGGGAAGGTGCTGCAAAAGAACGATTGATGAAAGAAACAGAAGCAAATCGTTTAAAGAATATAACATTTCTCCCTATTCAGCCTTATGAAAAGCTTTCGGCATTTCTTGCTATTGCAGATTTTCATCTTGTTTTACAGAAAAAAGCAGCATCTGATTTATTGCTACCATCAAAACTCTTATCCATCCTTTCTGCAGGCGGATGCGCCATTGTCACCGCAGTGGAGAATTCTTCATTGCATAAAATGATTGGAGAAACAAATGCAGGATGGCTCGCTGAACCAGAAAATATAGAAGATTTGATCAGAATATTAGAGAATGCGATTGATTCCCCTTCAAAAAATATACAGAAGAAGGAAAATGCGCGAAAATACGCATTGAAATATCTGAATAAAGATGAGATATTGAGCAATTTTCAAAACGTTATTTCAGGTCAATCGTAAAGAATTTTGTTTTATCTTCGCCCCGAATAATATAGTCCAAAAAGAGCAAGCAGCTCAAAATGAGAAAAGGTTACAGCAGGTTTTTAAAGTTAATAAGTTTATTGGGCGATCTGGCAATTTTGAATGCTGGATTTCTCGGGTCCTATCTTTATTTAAAACTGCGATATTATCTAGGATATAACGATCATTTTGTCTTTTTGACAATCTTACTGAACCTTCTCTGGATGGTAATAGTCCTGTTGCTTAGGATTTATGATATTGAACGTTT
The Sporocytophaga myxococcoides DSM 11118 genome window above contains:
- a CDS encoding acyltransferase family protein; this translates as MSNSKLRKLESVRGVAAVYVVFHHINQLYPFKYNYLNYIFRFGQEAVILFFLMSGFVIYYSIFSKENQPKDFKSYFVKRFKRIYPLFTLALLLSYVTSCFYSGEILPVQSGVLIGNLLNLQDFSSGKPGVWVNPYYGNLPLWSLSYEWWFYMIFWVIIKIPFNRQFICVCAISALGVISYSLFPNSASLVLTYLVIWWVGAELAKLYLTKTTIRYKDIVQLLIGLGTVSLVLLIPVIKNVGSLQMGLHPVLELRHFLVSIFFILCAITWKQFQFIGFEPIFGMFSHIAPISYGIYISLPFYHGNFIFADALFHLY
- a CDS encoding acyltransferase family protein, producing the protein MDIVNEYKVNWAVLALTRFFLASIVMMEHLKKFCDVGNWGLYTYFGAFEAILGFLLISGFSIGTSLEKDNGKDFLIRRGKRIYPVFLASIIFQALIVPNFWETSELFKFAINLFFLNQIFSGESFLGVSWTLSTEVWLYCLAPLLRKVRLNILFFLIGFSFMSYCLYTCGRTLFHWNYYSGTSFGINLILLSFIWISGFALALFPERRKIILLIIGGILIGHISITILIQSLYRFKHHEIELLWQIDTLDFVGKALCVILIYGVIAYNHKFPEISNTAKKLFKLLGDISYPLYLTHCTFFFIMAQNKVSNLYVMILGQLLLSLLIYYLFDFYSKRRDSQRQEALVVEKK
- a CDS encoding putative colanic acid biosynthesis acetyltransferase — translated: MAKVNTNKYQSLNSFVIPPNFRGKSGIVVQLWWIVEALLFNPSPQILYGWRRFLLRLFGAKIGKGVIIRPSVKTTYPWKLSIGDYSWIGDNVVLYSLGEINIGSNAVISQKSYLCTGSHDFEKTTFDIFAKEITVEDETWIASDVFIGPGVTIGCGAVVGARSSVFKSVEGGFVYAGNPLSRIKLRNNVSVEIGDVSIKNE
- a CDS encoding acyltransferase family protein, encoding MSKVPEGEKEELFSIHFLKFLSLIGVVFIHYSFFFKEQRFHSEIFRFCVPIFILSSVFLFERANIHKELGLSFLSKRLLRLSIPFICWSVVYFLIFPHRQTAPLKILTTHFLGYGWSGQYYFFILFQVTIIYFFIRRVKLINGYYLLAIGVSTLIIYWILFYGIYRNALVLKISNRLFIYWTFYIIVAIWLARNYSNIRNHKYRRSVWLVALLMSFPLLISLEEHFYPITGRLEEYCKVSILIASTCLFGLVLMEESLVKIIISDHLKNLIRMVSKYSLGIFCLNPLVITMFQKVAIYYRIQNGNILISIPLIIIICVSISLVLEKLKLGVLIK
- a CDS encoding WcaI family glycosyltransferase, with amino-acid sequence MRILVFGINYAPELTGIGKYTGEMCEWLAGQGHDVEVITSMPYYPEWKIKKAYQGRWWFTETINKVKVRRTFFYVPEKVTGTTRIAHEFSFLLSSSVWWLKALFKKYDLVISPYPPLIIGIWPYLYSRFHKTKWVFHIQDLQVDAARDLGLIKNKRLLYILEHVERFFLRKANSVSSISEGMKKKILEKGISEEKYIMLPNWVDIDFIRPMSKEESMRRELGFEEKDIIILYSGNMGEKQGLEAVIPMAQKFANKSEVKIVLAGEGAAKERLMKETEANRLKNITFLPIQPYEKLSAFLAIADFHLVLQKKAASDLLLPSKLLSILSAGGCAIVTAVENSSLHKMIGETNAGWLAEPENIEDLIRILENAIDSPSKNIQKKENARKYALKYLNKDEILSNFQNVISGQS